A stretch of Rhodothermales bacterium DNA encodes these proteins:
- the chrA gene encoding chromate efflux transporter — MESERTSLMELARHFFRLGLIAFGGPAAHIAMMEDEFVTRRQWLSREHFLDLVGATNLIPGPNSTEMTMHIGYERAGWPGLFVAGASFIFPAAVLTGLLAWLYVTYGTLPAVEPFLYGIKPAVISVILGAIWKLGGKAVKDWRFAVLGVAVAASVLLGLNEIQALFAGGFLGMVWFRAPGSAARGAFLPLLPQDSTAVAAGSAAAGVAAGVSLTQLGLYFLKIGAILYGSGYVLIAFLEGGLVDDLGWISRSQLLDAIAMGQFTPGPVLTTATFLGYVISGAPGAVVATLGIFLPSFIFVLILNPIIPKLRRSPWTAAFLDAVNVAAIALMAAVVVQLGMETLVSWRSVVIAAAAAVLVVRYKTNAAWIVLGGAVAGWLLLHIGG, encoded by the coding sequence ATGGAATCGGAACGCACATCCCTCATGGAGCTTGCGCGGCATTTCTTCCGGCTGGGGCTGATCGCGTTCGGCGGGCCGGCGGCGCACATCGCGATGATGGAGGACGAGTTCGTGACGCGCCGGCAGTGGCTTTCGCGCGAGCATTTTCTCGACCTCGTCGGCGCGACAAACCTCATCCCGGGGCCGAACTCGACCGAGATGACGATGCACATCGGCTACGAGCGCGCCGGCTGGCCGGGGCTGTTCGTCGCGGGCGCCTCCTTCATCTTTCCGGCGGCGGTCCTGACCGGCCTGCTCGCCTGGCTGTATGTGACGTACGGAACCTTGCCGGCGGTCGAACCCTTTTTATATGGCATCAAGCCGGCGGTGATCAGCGTCATCCTCGGCGCCATCTGGAAGCTGGGGGGGAAGGCCGTCAAGGACTGGCGGTTCGCCGTGCTGGGCGTGGCCGTGGCCGCGTCGGTGCTGCTGGGGCTCAACGAGATCCAGGCGCTCTTCGCAGGAGGATTTCTGGGGATGGTGTGGTTCCGGGCGCCGGGATCCGCGGCGCGGGGCGCCTTCCTGCCGCTGCTGCCCCAGGACTCGACGGCGGTGGCGGCCGGCAGCGCGGCGGCGGGCGTGGCGGCCGGCGTGTCGCTCACCCAGCTGGGGTTGTATTTCCTGAAGATCGGCGCCATCCTGTACGGCAGCGGCTATGTCCTGATCGCCTTCCTCGAAGGGGGGCTCGTGGACGATCTCGGCTGGATCAGCCGGAGCCAGCTGCTCGACGCCATCGCCATGGGGCAGTTCACGCCGGGCCCCGTGCTCACCACGGCGACGTTCCTGGGTTACGTGATATCCGGGGCGCCGGGCGCCGTGGTCGCCACCCTCGGTATTTTCCTGCCGTCGTTTATCTTCGTGCTGATCCTGAACCCGATCATCCCGAAGCTGCGTCGTTCCCCCTGGACCGCCGCGTTTCTCGACGCCGTCAACGTCGCCGCGATCGCGCTGATGGCTGCGGTGGTCGTCCAGCTCGGGATGGAGACGCTTGTGAGCTGGCGCAGCGTCGTCATCGCCGCCGCGGCGGCGGTGCTCGTCGTGCGCTACAAGACGAACGCCGCCTGGATCGTCCTAGGCGGCGCGGTAGCCGGCTGGCTGCTGCTTCACATCGGCGGTTGA
- a CDS encoding thioesterase family protein — translation MFVYTYLHRVRYRECDPMGVVYHTHYIDYFEASRTEGLRELGLAYKTLEAEGIRMPVIDLAVQYKRSAQYDDLLEIKTIFAGVPSTRIRIDYEVRRQNEPDLLVTGHVTLCFFDEARNRPIAAPERIRRLFEPQPSS, via the coding sequence ATGTTCGTCTACACCTATCTCCACCGGGTCCGTTACCGCGAATGCGACCCGATGGGTGTCGTGTATCATACCCACTATATCGATTACTTCGAGGCCTCCCGCACGGAGGGCCTCCGCGAACTGGGACTGGCGTACAAGACGCTGGAAGCGGAAGGCATCCGGATGCCCGTCATCGACCTGGCCGTGCAGTACAAGCGCTCCGCGCAGTACGACGACCTCCTCGAAATAAAAACCATCTTCGCCGGCGTCCCCTCCACGCGCATCCGGATCGATTATGAAGTGCGCCGCCAGAACGAGCCCGACCTGCTCGTGACCGGTCATGTCACGCTGTGCTTCTTCGACGAGGCGCGCAACCGCCCGATCGCCGCGCCCGAGCGCATCCGCCGGCTCTTCGAACCCCAGCCCTCTTCCTGA
- a CDS encoding glycosyltransferase, with product MYTASPPRPLGSGPAHDADADLIDLSVIIVNYNVREFLEQALRSLERACTDLSVEIIVVDNNSSDSSLSMVRSRFPRVQVIANTTNAGFSKANNQAIRISRGRHLLILNPDTIVQEDTLSTMVRFMERHPEAGALGCKILNPDGTFAPESRRAFPTPTVAFYRLIGLSKLFPKSPTFGRYNLSYLPVDETAEVDALSGSCMMVRRAALLFSQEHAERLSREQPGFSFDEMGHLNGSAGAGLLDEDFFMYGEDLDWCYRIQKAGWKIYYTPDTQIIHYKGESTKKGELRYVQLFYGAMLLFTEKHFKKGHAWPIRLILRIGIFIRAMAQVIINNSKRYRWPLVDVAVIYLLMVLAGFARFASLNIPPPRLFITCVAPIYVLSTVAGTALAGGYRGTGHTRIRPIIVGNILGVMTLATAAVFFQSIAFSRLVVLIAFSSSLAFGFLMRVVLRVRRHLMREGFHRALLVGSPTEANRLERTLISHPNPPCKLVGFVSLDDEPPRQAERMVPYLGSLRHVTDVIKLQQIDAVVFAANGVPNRTVFAQIQALQDLDVEFKILSESGKHLIGQSTVDDLSFPTRLTPDPTLGRRRSQWGRRCFEVPVALIGIILHPLIVFCSDTWKDSRWFRGLRRRTRQFPAVLRGTRSLVGYRVNEPIAIPTEWNLKPGVFTITETLATDDPDDHEINRAYWFYVRHQCATLDLDIILHTIKKKLQR from the coding sequence ATGTATACTGCGTCCCCCCCGCGTCCGCTTGGAAGCGGCCCGGCCCACGACGCTGATGCCGATCTGATCGACCTTTCCGTCATCATCGTCAACTACAACGTACGTGAGTTTCTCGAGCAGGCGCTGCGGTCGCTCGAGCGTGCCTGTACGGATCTCTCTGTCGAGATCATCGTCGTCGACAACAACTCGTCCGACAGTTCGCTCTCCATGGTGCGCTCGCGGTTTCCGCGGGTCCAGGTCATCGCCAACACGACCAACGCCGGCTTCAGCAAGGCGAACAACCAGGCCATCCGGATTTCGCGGGGGCGGCATCTGCTGATCCTGAACCCTGACACCATCGTCCAGGAAGACACCCTCTCGACGATGGTCCGCTTCATGGAGCGCCATCCGGAGGCCGGCGCGCTCGGCTGCAAGATACTCAACCCGGACGGGACCTTCGCGCCCGAGAGCCGGCGTGCGTTTCCGACGCCGACCGTCGCCTTCTACCGCCTGATCGGGCTGAGCAAGCTCTTCCCGAAAAGCCCCACCTTCGGGCGCTACAACCTGAGCTACCTCCCGGTGGACGAGACCGCCGAGGTGGATGCCCTGAGCGGTTCGTGCATGATGGTGCGCCGGGCCGCGCTGCTGTTTTCGCAAGAGCACGCCGAGCGGCTCAGCCGCGAGCAGCCGGGGTTCTCGTTCGACGAGATGGGGCACCTGAACGGGTCGGCCGGCGCCGGCCTGCTCGACGAGGACTTCTTCATGTACGGCGAGGACCTGGACTGGTGCTACCGGATCCAGAAGGCCGGCTGGAAGATCTACTATACGCCCGACACCCAGATCATCCATTACAAGGGCGAGAGCACGAAAAAAGGCGAGCTGCGGTACGTGCAGCTCTTCTACGGCGCGATGCTCCTCTTCACCGAGAAGCATTTCAAGAAAGGGCATGCGTGGCCGATCCGGCTGATCCTGCGGATCGGCATCTTCATCCGCGCGATGGCGCAGGTGATCATCAACAACAGCAAGCGGTATCGCTGGCCGCTGGTGGACGTCGCCGTCATTTACCTGCTGATGGTCCTGGCCGGCTTCGCGCGGTTCGCCTCGCTCAACATCCCGCCGCCGCGCCTGTTCATCACGTGCGTGGCGCCGATCTACGTGCTCAGCACGGTGGCCGGCACGGCCCTGGCCGGCGGATACCGGGGCACCGGGCATACCCGCATTCGCCCGATCATCGTGGGCAACATCCTCGGGGTGATGACGCTGGCGACCGCGGCGGTATTTTTCCAGAGCATCGCCTTCTCGCGGTTGGTGGTGCTGATCGCCTTTTCGTCCAGCCTCGCCTTCGGCTTTTTGATGCGCGTGGTGCTGCGCGTGCGCCGGCACCTGATGCGGGAAGGCTTCCACCGGGCGCTGCTCGTGGGGAGCCCCACCGAGGCCAACCGCCTCGAACGCACCCTCATCAGCCACCCCAACCCACCGTGCAAGCTGGTCGGCTTCGTCTCGCTGGATGACGAGCCGCCCCGGCAGGCCGAACGCATGGTGCCCTACCTGGGCTCGCTCCGGCATGTGACGGACGTGATCAAGCTCCAGCAGATCGACGCCGTCGTCTTCGCGGCCAACGGCGTCCCGAACCGCACCGTTTTCGCCCAGATCCAGGCCTTGCAGGATCTCGACGTCGAGTTCAAGATCCTGAGCGAGAGCGGCAAACACCTCATCGGCCAGTCGACGGTAGACGACCTCTCGTTCCCCACGCGCCTCACGCCCGACCCGACGCTCGGCCGCCGCCGCAGCCAGTGGGGCCGGCGGTGCTTCGAGGTGCCGGTCGCGCTCATCGGCATCATCCTCCATCCGCTGATCGTGTTCTGCTCGGACACGTGGAAGGACTCGCGCTGGTTTCGCGGTCTGCGCCGGCGGACCCGGCAGTTCCCCGCCGTCCTCCGCGGCACCCGGTCGCTCGTCGGCTACCGCGTGAACGAGCCCATCGCCATTCCCACCGAATGGAACCTCAAACCGGGCGTCTTCACCATCACCGAGACGCTCGCCACCGACGACCCGGACGATCACGAGATCAACCGGGCCTACTGGTTCTACGTCCGCCACCAGTGCGCCACGCTGGATCTGGACATCATCCTGCACACGATCAAGAAGAAGCTGCAGCGGTGA
- a CDS encoding undecaprenyl-phosphate glucose phosphotransferase, translating to MLQEQSRLFQRLLFVADLALVSLGWISAWFIRFQVLTPPEWLPLSRYMEFFPWVLVVSMGVFGLSGLYAPDRAQRLPRLIFSVARAVGLGLLVVAASLSFYRALYFSRLHMILFGLLTPTYMILARVIVFSLIRRARARGHYQRRVLIAGAGKAGRRLQNAFEAYPWMGLHVVGFLDDHKSDAPDVIGRVEDAAALVDRFNAEGQPIDYLYIALPLSATGKIEHMVNALSTRLTHVCLVPDLLQFDLLNSRVTDIDGLPVLHIVDEGPMEVRRFVKRLVDIAFSALFLLVAAPAMLLIALGVKLSSPGPVFYRQERMGLNGHTFEMLKFRSMPVNVESASGPVWAKAGEVRATRFGSFLRKSSLDELPQFINVLRGDMSVVGPRPERPVFIESFRDKVPGYMLRHKMKAGITGWAQVNGLRGDTSIERRIEYDLYYIQNWSILLDLRIMWMTLWRGFVNENAY from the coding sequence ATGCTCCAGGAACAAAGCCGGCTTTTCCAACGACTGCTCTTCGTCGCTGACCTCGCGCTCGTGAGCCTCGGGTGGATCTCCGCGTGGTTTATCCGATTCCAGGTGCTGACGCCGCCGGAGTGGCTCCCGCTGTCGCGCTACATGGAGTTTTTCCCGTGGGTGCTGGTCGTGTCGATGGGCGTGTTCGGCCTGTCCGGGCTGTACGCGCCCGACCGGGCGCAGCGGCTGCCCCGCCTCATCTTCTCCGTGGCGCGCGCCGTCGGCCTCGGCCTGCTCGTCGTGGCCGCCTCGCTCTCGTTCTACCGCGCGCTGTATTTCTCGCGGCTGCACATGATCCTGTTCGGGCTGCTCACGCCGACATATATGATCCTCGCGCGCGTGATCGTTTTTTCGCTCATCCGCCGCGCGCGGGCGCGGGGGCACTATCAGCGACGGGTGCTCATCGCCGGCGCCGGCAAGGCCGGCCGGCGGCTTCAGAACGCCTTCGAGGCCTATCCCTGGATGGGCTTGCACGTGGTGGGATTCCTCGACGACCACAAGTCTGACGCCCCCGACGTGATCGGCCGCGTCGAGGACGCCGCGGCCCTCGTCGACCGGTTCAACGCCGAGGGCCAGCCCATCGACTACCTCTACATCGCACTCCCGCTCTCGGCGACGGGGAAGATCGAGCACATGGTCAATGCCCTTTCGACGCGCCTGACGCACGTCTGCCTCGTGCCCGATCTGCTCCAGTTCGACCTCCTCAACAGCCGCGTGACGGATATCGACGGGTTGCCCGTGCTGCATATCGTCGACGAGGGACCGATGGAGGTGCGCCGGTTTGTGAAGCGGCTGGTGGACATCGCCTTTTCGGCGCTGTTCCTGCTCGTGGCCGCGCCGGCGATGCTGCTGATCGCGCTCGGCGTCAAGCTCTCGTCGCCCGGCCCCGTATTTTACCGGCAGGAGCGGATGGGGCTCAACGGGCATACGTTCGAGATGCTCAAGTTCCGGTCGATGCCCGTGAACGTCGAGTCCGCCAGTGGGCCGGTGTGGGCGAAAGCCGGCGAGGTGCGCGCGACCCGGTTCGGCTCGTTCCTCCGCAAGTCGTCGCTCGACGAGCTGCCGCAGTTCATCAACGTGCTGCGCGGCGACATGTCGGTCGTCGGCCCCCGCCCCGAGCGGCCGGTGTTCATCGAGAGTTTCCGGGACAAGGTGCCGGGGTACATGCTGCGGCACAAGATGAAGGCCGGCATCACCGGGTGGGCGCAGGTGAACGGGCTCCGGGGCGACACGTCGATCGAGCGGCGGATCGAATACGACCTGTATTACATCCAGAACTGGTCGATTCTGCTGGACTTGCGCATCATGTGGATGACCCTGTGGCGCGGGTTCGTGAACGAGAACGCGTATTGA
- a CDS encoding ROK family protein, with protein MTTRPLFAGIEAGGTKFVCAIASGPDHIVATERFPTTTPEETFGRALAFFRSHKVELSALGIASFGPVDPDPASSRFGYITSTPKKGWANTDFAGYLSRELNVPVGFDTDVNGAALGEARWGAARGLDTVLYLTVGTGIGGGAIVHGRCLHGLVHPEMGHLMLPRAEGDTFAGHCPYHGPCLEGMATGPAIEARWGVPAPQLAPDHPAWEYEAHYLAMALVNYIVTLSPQRIIMGGGVMDQRHLFPMIRSRVQRALAGYVQHPAILQNIDTYIVPPGLGDRAGVMGAIALAGDALNV; from the coding sequence ATGACCACCCGACCCCTTTTCGCCGGCATCGAGGCCGGCGGCACCAAATTCGTTTGCGCCATCGCCTCGGGGCCGGACCACATCGTGGCTACCGAGCGCTTCCCGACGACGACGCCCGAGGAGACGTTCGGGCGCGCCCTCGCCTTTTTCCGCTCGCACAAGGTCGAGCTCAGCGCGCTCGGCATCGCCTCGTTCGGACCGGTCGATCCCGACCCGGCGTCGTCCCGCTTCGGCTACATCACCTCCACCCCCAAAAAGGGCTGGGCGAACACCGACTTCGCCGGCTACCTGAGCCGCGAGCTGAATGTGCCCGTCGGGTTCGACACCGACGTCAACGGCGCGGCGCTGGGCGAAGCCCGCTGGGGCGCGGCGCGGGGGCTGGATACCGTGTTGTACCTGACCGTCGGCACCGGCATCGGCGGCGGAGCGATCGTGCACGGGCGCTGCCTGCACGGGCTGGTTCATCCCGAGATGGGGCATCTCATGCTGCCGCGCGCGGAGGGCGACACCTTCGCCGGCCACTGCCCCTACCACGGTCCATGCCTCGAAGGGATGGCCACCGGGCCGGCGATCGAGGCGCGCTGGGGCGTGCCGGCGCCGCAGCTGGCGCCGGATCATCCGGCCTGGGAGTACGAGGCGCATTACCTCGCGATGGCGCTCGTCAACTACATCGTCACCCTGTCCCCGCAGCGCATCATCATGGGCGGCGGCGTGATGGATCAGCGGCATCTGTTCCCCATGATCCGCTCGCGGGTGCAGCGGGCCCTCGCGGGATACGTTCAACATCCGGCGATCCTGCAAAACATCGACACCTACATCGTTCCGCCGGGGCTGGGCGACCGGGCCGGCGTGATGGGGGCCATCGCCCTGGCCGGCGACGCCTTGAACGTTTGA
- the nadC gene encoding carboxylating nicotinate-nucleotide diphosphorylase, with amino-acid sequence MLPDYLPLDELDRIIDNALREDVGPGDVTTEATVAPDQAATGRFLAKQEGVLAGVFAATRVFHRVDPAVDIAWRVADGDRVQPGAELGTLRGRAHSLLVGERLALNLMQRMSGIATMTRRMADAVGIHPARILDTRKTAPGLRLVDKWAVRLGGGENHRIGLYDRILIKDNHIAAAGGIATVLSAAAAYRSAKDPALRIEIEARTLDEVRAVLAAGGADIILLDNMVRLDADGRVDASMLLEAVRLVGGRLVTEASGNVTLDTVPAIAATGVDFISSGALTHSVSALDISLKIDLVADPTNLRNRAG; translated from the coding sequence ATGCTGCCCGACTACCTCCCGCTCGACGAGCTCGACCGCATCATCGACAACGCCCTCCGCGAGGACGTCGGCCCCGGCGACGTGACGACCGAGGCCACGGTCGCGCCGGACCAGGCGGCCACGGGGCGATTTCTGGCGAAGCAGGAGGGCGTCCTCGCCGGCGTTTTCGCCGCCACACGCGTCTTTCACCGGGTGGATCCCGCCGTCGACATCGCCTGGCGCGTCGCCGACGGCGATCGCGTGCAGCCCGGCGCGGAACTGGGCACCCTGAGAGGCCGCGCCCACAGCCTGCTCGTCGGCGAGCGGCTCGCGCTCAACCTGATGCAGCGGATGAGCGGCATCGCCACCATGACCCGCCGCATGGCCGATGCCGTGGGCATCCATCCCGCCCGGATCCTCGACACGCGCAAGACGGCGCCGGGCTTGCGCCTCGTCGACAAGTGGGCCGTGCGCCTCGGCGGCGGCGAGAATCACCGCATCGGCCTCTACGACCGCATCCTGATCAAGGACAACCACATTGCCGCCGCCGGCGGCATCGCCACCGTCCTCTCCGCCGCCGCGGCGTATCGCTCGGCGAAGGACCCCGCCCTGCGGATCGAAATCGAGGCGCGCACGCTCGACGAAGTACGCGCCGTGCTCGCCGCCGGCGGAGCCGACATCATCCTGCTCGACAACATGGTGCGCCTCGACGCCGACGGCCGGGTGGACGCGTCGATGCTGCTGGAGGCCGTACGCCTCGTCGGCGGCCGGCTCGTGACCGAGGCGTCGGGCAACGTGACACTCGACACCGTGCCGGCCATCGCGGCGACGGGCGTGGATTTTATCTCGAGCGGCGCCCTGACCCATTCGGTTTCGGCGCTGGATATCTCGCTGAAGATCGACCTGGTGGCGGATCCCACGAACCTTCGAAATCGAGCCGGCTGA
- a CDS encoding acetyl-CoA carboxylase carboxyltransferase subunit alpha, giving the protein MAKPTPQYLLDFEKPLFELEQKLDEMRAFDKEDRSIDLSKEIEALSNRVEELRVSIYDDLTRWQHVQIARHPLRPYSLDYIETLTRDFIELHGDRTFADDPAMVGGFARFRGSKFGAQDRTVMIIGHQKGRDTKARKYRRFGMPNPDGYRKALRMMKLAEKFNKPVVTLLDTPGAYPGLEAEERGQAEAIARNLFEMARLKVPIVTIVIGEGASGGALGIGVGDRILMLENAWYSVIAPESCSSILWRSWDFKEEAARALKLTAPDLIEVKVIDEIIPEPIGGAHRDPQQAFTAVGEAIARNLAELDPLSPAELIANRLEKFDGMGVFHDPRAGEKNGKAASPAKKASSRKKKPTS; this is encoded by the coding sequence ATGGCAAAGCCTACCCCACAGTATCTCCTGGATTTCGAAAAGCCCCTCTTTGAGCTTGAGCAAAAGCTTGACGAGATGCGCGCCTTCGACAAGGAAGATCGATCCATAGACCTCTCGAAAGAGATCGAGGCCCTCTCGAACCGGGTGGAAGAGCTGCGCGTGTCGATCTACGATGACCTCACGCGCTGGCAGCACGTGCAGATCGCCCGGCACCCGCTTCGCCCCTATTCGCTCGACTACATCGAGACGCTGACGCGCGATTTCATCGAACTCCACGGCGACCGCACCTTCGCCGACGACCCGGCAATGGTGGGCGGTTTCGCCCGCTTCCGGGGCAGCAAGTTCGGCGCGCAGGACCGCACCGTGATGATCATCGGGCACCAGAAAGGGCGGGATACCAAGGCGCGCAAATACCGCCGCTTCGGCATGCCCAACCCGGACGGGTACCGCAAGGCGCTGCGCATGATGAAGCTCGCCGAGAAGTTCAACAAGCCCGTCGTGACCCTGCTCGACACCCCCGGCGCGTATCCCGGCCTCGAGGCCGAAGAACGGGGACAGGCCGAGGCCATCGCGCGCAATCTGTTCGAGATGGCGCGTCTGAAGGTGCCGATCGTCACGATCGTGATCGGGGAAGGCGCCTCCGGCGGAGCCCTCGGCATCGGCGTGGGCGACCGCATCCTCATGCTGGAGAACGCCTGGTATTCCGTGATCGCGCCGGAAAGCTGCTCGTCGATTCTGTGGCGCTCGTGGGATTTCAAGGAAGAAGCCGCGCGCGCCCTCAAGCTGACGGCGCCCGACCTCATCGAGGTGAAGGTGATCGACGAGATCATCCCCGAACCCATCGGCGGCGCGCACCGCGACCCGCAGCAGGCGTTCACGGCCGTCGGCGAGGCCATCGCCCGCAACCTGGCCGAGCTGGATCCGCTCTCGCCGGCCGAGCTTATCGCGAACCGGCTCGAAAAGTTCGACGGGATGGGCGTCTTTCATGACCCCAGGGCCGGCGAAAAAAACGGCAAGGCCGCGTCGCCCGCCAAAAAAGCGTCCTCCCGCAAGAAAAAGCCGACCTCGTAA
- a CDS encoding glycosyltransferase family 4 protein — protein sequence MKAVFLLPPIQGIPTGGNRYNEALLRRLDASVWRRVVWGTPEADAPWPADAVVLVDSLLTVDPGVWAMLQKRIGSRSTALLAHYLAACDPAAPAFGAPVPRCDRYIAPSRFMRDGLVRCGVEPARIAVAYPGLERPPPPPARAFSGPVRVLTVASQLPVKGLLEAVDALAPLSNRDWQWDIVGDDALDRAYSRRLADAVAASPLRGRIRLLGPLPPEAMPDRYAAADLLLAPSRFESLGMAIREAMASGLPVIAFAVGGVPESVATGESGLLAPAGDLPALAEATRRLLDDPALRRRLGEGARAASRAFPGWDAAADVVQRHLAI from the coding sequence ATGAAGGCTGTTTTTTTACTCCCGCCGATCCAGGGCATTCCGACCGGCGGAAACCGCTACAACGAGGCGCTGCTCCGCCGGCTCGACGCGTCGGTCTGGCGCCGCGTCGTCTGGGGGACGCCCGAGGCGGACGCGCCCTGGCCGGCGGACGCCGTGGTGCTGGTTGATAGCCTGCTGACGGTCGATCCTGGCGTCTGGGCGATGCTCCAAAAACGCATCGGATCGCGTTCTACAGCGCTTCTGGCGCATTATCTCGCGGCGTGCGATCCCGCCGCGCCGGCGTTCGGAGCCCCCGTCCCGCGCTGCGATCGCTACATCGCGCCGAGTCGGTTCATGCGTGACGGCTTGGTGCGATGCGGCGTGGAGCCGGCCCGCATCGCCGTCGCCTATCCCGGTCTGGAACGCCCGCCTCCCCCGCCCGCGCGGGCGTTTAGCGGCCCCGTACGTGTGCTCACGGTCGCATCCCAGCTCCCGGTAAAAGGGCTCCTGGAGGCCGTCGATGCCCTTGCTCCGCTCTCGAATCGGGACTGGCAATGGGATATCGTGGGAGACGACGCGCTGGATCGCGCCTACAGCCGCCGCCTTGCCGACGCCGTCGCCGCCTCGCCGCTGCGGGGCCGGATCCGGCTCCTCGGCCCGCTGCCGCCGGAGGCGATGCCCGACCGCTATGCCGCCGCCGATCTGCTGCTCGCGCCGTCGCGCTTCGAGTCGCTCGGCATGGCGATCCGCGAGGCGATGGCGTCGGGGTTGCCTGTTATTGCGTTTGCCGTGGGCGGGGTGCCGGAGAGCGTGGCGACGGGGGAGAGCGGCCTGCTCGCGCCGGCCGGCGACCTGCCGGCGCTCGCCGAGGCCACGCGCCGGTTGCTCGACGACCCCGCGCTGCGGCGCCGCCTCGGCGAAGGCGCCCGGGCGGCCAGCCGCGCATTCCCGGGGTGGGACGCGGCCGCGGACGTCGTGCAGCGGCATCTGGCGATCTGA
- a CDS encoding class I SAM-dependent methyltransferase — translation MSVIRARLQSTPVRSKADIQRFFDGFAEHNTEHHGAADRLLNYRLAVLAKHAAFRPSDTVLDIGCGNGHHLLALEGRIGRGIGVDLSAGMVEAARRRAGQPGARASHFEFHQDDAERLAGVPDASVDVVMCVGAIEHMPDKRSVLRAVRRVLRPGGRFVCLTLNDAWFWYRRLAPALGYETRHLASDERLEPRQARGLLAEAGFAPAVVDYWTFIPAGDMPALWHTVFRLLDVPARRLGIATLRGGLVLSGTVRAA, via the coding sequence ATGAGCGTAATCCGCGCGCGGCTCCAATCGACGCCGGTTCGGAGCAAGGCAGACATCCAGCGCTTCTTCGACGGCTTCGCCGAGCATAACACCGAACATCACGGGGCCGCAGACCGCCTGCTGAACTACCGGCTCGCCGTCCTGGCGAAACACGCTGCGTTTCGGCCCTCCGACACCGTGTTGGACATCGGGTGCGGCAACGGCCATCATCTGCTGGCGCTGGAAGGCCGCATCGGGAGGGGCATCGGCGTCGACCTCTCCGCCGGCATGGTCGAGGCGGCCCGGCGCCGGGCCGGCCAGCCGGGCGCGCGCGCGTCCCACTTTGAATTTCATCAGGACGACGCCGAGAGGCTCGCCGGCGTCCCCGACGCCAGCGTGGACGTAGTGATGTGCGTGGGAGCGATCGAGCACATGCCCGACAAGCGGTCCGTCCTTCGCGCCGTGCGGCGGGTGCTACGTCCGGGCGGGCGGTTTGTGTGTCTTACGCTGAACGACGCGTGGTTCTGGTACCGCCGGCTCGCCCCCGCGCTGGGATACGAAACACGCCACCTCGCGTCCGACGAGCGTCTGGAGCCCCGACAGGCCCGGGGCCTGCTGGCCGAGGCCGGATTCGCGCCGGCCGTGGTCGATTACTGGACCTTCATCCCCGCCGGCGATATGCCGGCGCTCTGGCATACGGTATTCCGCCTGCTCGACGTCCCCGCCCGGCGTCTGGGCATCGCGACGCTGCGGGGCGGCCTCGTTCTATCGGGGACGGTGCGCGCCGCGTGA